accccacccacaacagtcaccccacccacaacagtcacccCACCCACTACAGTCACCACACCCTCAacagtcaccccacccacaccagtcaccccacccacaagtcaccccacccacaacagtcacaccacccacaacagtcagcccacccacaacagtcagcccacccacaacagtcacACCACCCACAACAGTCAGCAACAACAGTCACAccacccacaacagtcaccccacccacaacagtcaccccacccacaacagtcaccccacccacaacaGTCAGCCCACCCATAacagtcaccccacccacaacagtcacccCGCCGACAACAATAACCAAACCCACAACAGACACCACACTCACaagtcaccccacccacaccagtcaccccacccacaacagtcacaccacccacaacagtcaccccacccacaccaGTTACCCCACCCACAACAATCACACCACCCACAccagtcaccccacccacaacagtcacACCACCCACACCAGTTACcccacccacaacagtcacACCACCCACAccagtcaccccacccacaacagtcacgccacccacaacagtcacaccacccacaacagtcaccccacccacaacaATCACCAcacccacaacagtcaccccacccacaacagtcaccccacccacaacagtcaccACACCCACAACAGTCACCACACCCACAACAATCACCAcacccacaacagtcacccCACCCACTACAGTCACCACACCCTCAACAGTCACACCACCCACAAGTCACCCCGCCCACAACGGTCACCAcacccacaacagtcaccccacccacaacagtcaccccacccacagcagtcaccccacccacaacagtcaccccacccacaacagtcaccccacccacagcagtcaccccacccacaacagtcaccccacccacaagtcaccccacccacaacagtcaccccacccacagctgtcaccccacccacaacagtcaccacacccacaacagtcaccccacccacaacagtcacccACAACAGAAAAAGGGCCGGTGTAGTAAGAAATTTGTACTCCATGAAAAATAATTGACTCTAGAATAAAAT
This window of the Littorina saxatilis isolate snail1 unplaced genomic scaffold, US_GU_Lsax_2.0 scaffold_189, whole genome shotgun sequence genome carries:
- the LOC138955283 gene encoding hepatitis A virus cellular receptor 1-like; translated protein: TILKTVRLVTTVTPPTTVTPPTTVTPPTTVTTPSTVTPPTPVTPPTSHPTHNSHTTHNSQPTHNSQPTHNSHTTHNITPPTTVTPPTTVTPPTPVTPPTTITPPTPVTPPTTVTPPTPVTPPTTVTPPTPVTPPTTVTPPTTVTPPTTVTPPTTITTPTTVTPPTTVTPPTTVTTPTTVTTPTTITTPTTVTPPTTVTTPSTVTPPTSHPAHNGHHTHNSHPTHNSHPTHSSHPTHNKWDGGKMGRRQNDMAPKWNAMAAKRDGTKVECGASGITW